The Trichomycterus rosablanca isolate fTriRos1 chromosome 15, fTriRos1.hap1, whole genome shotgun sequence genome contains a region encoding:
- the ercc5 gene encoding DNA excision repair protein ERCC-5 produces MGVQGLWKLLESTGKPINPETLEGKIIAVDISIWLNQAVKGVRDREGNNVRNAHLLMLFNRLCKLLFFRIRPVFVYDGDAPLLKKQTLAIRRQRKEEMVRESKQTHEKLLKTFLKRQAINAALGKHSQESAPSISSVRRDEVDDMYVLPALPPVEEKERSSSEEEPDTAGEQTPDTYFSFQDDFYENPNSIDINSEEFSLLSPEIKHEILKDMKEFSKRRRTMHNKPPERSGDFSQYQLQGLLQRSKLNQRLEGVEKEMSQRSCGDLEQRYDQDEERNVESRRLISEESSHYILIKGTQKSDKTPEPQPASDCWSGGPWSRKGRAKGKPKPLWRPLSDDIDEENEPSSSSSSSALKADVEDRPVDAAPASPRTLRAIQAAMLDTSSDEDERGAASHQDEKGGVSRSKEPLRKVQTQRKYVISSSDEENEPAETTRSKAVEASPQTLLDIQMPRGDKVSPPGAKTFQHISSEEEETEEGVKKESKASRAPTPTEEPKLEEVAPPSSSDLESDVETRASVKADVREPACPREPSAASETGSLQEGSLSVSAHRFNSDMIRSEPKEEKIEEISVKSEDEGSSSDDGFIEVSEGEEASELEDSSVVPEELQEESNTEEQEVISEEESQDLSGLSPSETQEQDSKPSRADAAAPAASEWDDINLEELVRLEKDLQAEQSSLHGQQQQQQRSAATVTGQMCQESQELLRLFGVPFLVAPMEAEAQCAALDRTDQTHGTITDDSDVWLFGGRHVYKNFFSNNKYVEHYQYLDIQNQLGIDRTKLINLAYLLGSDYTEGIQGVGYVKGMEILNEFPGLGLEPLTQFRTWWSEAQSKKKLADDPKDTKVKKKLRALKLHPAFPNPAVAEAYLHPTVEQSEGTFSWGHPQVDLIKEFCYSRFGWSSRKTEETLQPVLKQLSTQLTQRRIDSFFRLEQQEQQAIRSQRLRRAVTCLKRKEREGMDEGESDDDDDKVSPVKQGKKEKGKEKESNSTPSAMFEGGFIGSDVCQNILEGKNGEGRWSDAVSTDVEMKLAIQGKSEPSKTKSSSSSSSSEDELEHKNKANLVIARSVFEGITRGRGKRGGRGGGRGRTNKSLKSK; encoded by the exons ATATCAGCATCTGGCTTAACCAAGCAGTGAAGGGGGTACGGGATCGTGAGGGGAACAATGTCCGCAACGCTCACCTCCTCATGCTGTTTAACCGCCTGTGCAAGTTGCTCTTCTTCCGCATCAGGCCTGTTTTTGTTTATGACGGAGACGCACCACTTCTCAAGAAACAGACTCTG GCCATCAGGAGACAGAGGAAGGAGGAGATGGTACGTGAGTCCAAGCAAACCCATGAGAAACTCCTAAAAACCTTCCTGAAGAGGCAAGCCATCAACGCTGCCCTGGGGAAGCACAG TCAGGAGAGCGCTCCAAGTATCTCGTCAGTGCGAAGAGATGAGGTGGACGATATGTACGTTTTGCCAGCACTGCCGCCTGTagaggaaaaagaaagaagcag TTCTGAGGAAGAACCAGACACAGCAGGTGAACAGACACCGGACACTTATTTTAGTTTTCAG GATGATTTCTACGAGAATCCCAATTCTATagacatcaactctgaggagtTCTCCCTCCTGTCACCCGAAATCAAGCATGAGATCCTTAAAGACATGAAGGAGTTCAGCAAGAGAAGACGCACGATGCATAACAAGCCTCCTGAG AGGTCGGGGGACTTCTCCCAGTACCAGCTGCAGGGCCTGTTGCAGAGGAGTAAGCTGAACCAGCGTCTGGAGGGAGTGGAGAAGGAGATGAGCCAGCGCTCCTGTGGTGATCTGGAGCAGCGTTACGATCAAGATGAGGAGCGCAACGTGGAGTCCCGCCGTCTCATCTCAGAGGAATCATCACACTATATACTCATAAAAG GAACACAAAAGAGTGACAAGACACCTGAACCCCAGCCAGCCTCAGATTGTTGGTCTGGCGGCCCCTGGTCAAGAAAAGGCAGAGCCAAAGGAAAGCCTAAGCCCCTCTGGCGCCCCCTATCAGATGACATCGATGAGGAAAATGAgccttcctcctcctcttcatctTCAGCTCTGAAAGCTGATGTGGAGGATCGGCCCGTAGACGCAGCACCCGCATCCCCACGGACACTTCGGGCCATTCAGGCAGCCATGCTGGACACCAGCTCAGACGAGGATGAAAGAGGAGCAGCGAGTCACCAGGATGAGAAGGGCGGTGTCTCAAGGTCGAAAGAGCCACTCCGAAAAGTTCAGACTCAGCGGAAATACGTCATCAGCAGCTCAGATGAAGAGAACGAGCCGGCGGAAACGACAAGAAGCAAGGCGGTCGAGGCATCTCCTCAAACTTTGCTAGACATTCAGATGCCCAGAGGAGATAAAGTGTCTCCTCCTGGAGCTAAGACGTTCCAACACATCAGCTCTGAAGAGGAGGAAACGGAGGAAGGAGTCAAAAAAGAAAGCAAAGCTTCAAGAGCTCCGACTCCCACTGAAGAACCAAAACTGGAAGAAGTTGCTCCCCCGAGTTCCTCAGATTTAGAGTCAGATGTGGAGACGCGAGCTTCAGTCAAAGCTGACGTCCGCGAACCGGCTTGTCCACGTGAACCGAGCGCTGCTTCTGAGACCGGAAGTTTGCAGGAAGGAAGCTTGAGCGTTTCTGCTCACCGTTTTAATTCAGACATGATCAGAAGTGAACCGAAAGAGGAGAAGATTGAGGAAATCAGTGTGAAGAGTGAAGATGAGGGGAGCAGCTCTGACG ATGGTTTCATCGAGGTTTCAGAAGGCGAAGAGGCATCAGAACTAGAAGATTCCTCAGTTGTACCGGAGGAGTTACAAGAAGAAAGTAATACAGAAGAGCAGGAGGTGATCAGCGAGGAGGAAAGTCAAGATCTGAGCGGTTTAAGTCCGAGTGAAACGCAGGAGCAGGACTCGAAACCCTCTCGAGCAGACGCCGCTGCACCTGCTGCCAGCGAATGGGACGACATTAACCTG GAGGAGCTGGTGCGGCTGGAGAAAGATCTGCAGGCGGAGCAGAGCAGTCTGCACggccaacagcagcaacaacagCGCAGCGCCGCTACAGTTACAGGCCAAATGTGCCAGGAGAGCCAG GAACTGTTGCGCCTGTTCGGTGTGCCCTTCCTGGTCGCCCCCATGGAAGCCGAAGCTCAGTGTGCGGCCCTGGACAGGACCGACCAGACGCACGGCACCATCACTGACGACAGCGACGTCTGGCTGTTCGGAGGACGGCACGTCTACAAAAACTTCTTCAGCAACAACAAATACGTAGAGCACTACCAGTACCTGGATATTCAGAACCAGCTCG GAATAGACAGAACAAAGCTGATCAATCTGGCGTACCTACTGGGCAGTGATTACACCGAGGGGATACAAGGGGTTGGATACGTCAAAGGCATGGAGATACTCAATGAGTTTCCTGGACTCGGCTTAGAACCACTTACACAGTTCAG AACGTGGTGGAGCGAGGCTCAATCAAAAAAGAAGCTGGCTGATGATCCCAAGGACACCAAGGTGAAGAAAAAGCTGAGGGCGTTAAAGCTGCATCCTGCCTTCCCCAATCCCGCTGTTGCTGAGGCCTACCTTCATCCTACAGTCGAACAATCAGAGGGCACGTTCAGCTGGGGCCACCCACAAGTGGATCTCATCAAAGA GTTTTGCTATAGCCGTTTCGGTTGGAGCAGCAGGAAGACCGAGGAAACTCTGCAGCCCGTTTTAAAACAGCTCAGCACTCAACTG ACTCAAAGGCGCATCGACTCGTTTTTCCGTCTAGAACAGCAGGAACAGCAGGCCATCCGCAGCCAGCGCCTACGCCGAGCCGTCACCTGCCTGAAGAGGAAGGAACGCGAAGGAATGGATGAAGGAgagagtgatgatgatgatgataaagtCTCTCCAGTAAAGCAGGGGAAGAAGGAGAAgggaaaagagaaagaaagcaaCTCTACACCTTCAGCGATGTTCGAGGGGGGTTTTATTGGGTCGGACGTGTGTCAGAACATCCTGGAGGGGAAGAATGGAGAGGGAAGGTGGTCTGATGCTGTAAGCACAGATGTGGAGATGAAATTAGCCATACAGGGAAAGTCTGAACCTTCAAAGACAAAAtcaagcagcagcagcagcagctcggaGGACGAACTCGAACACAAGAATAAAGCAAATCTGGTAATCGCACGCTCTGTGTTCGAGGGTATAACAAGAGGACGAGGGAAAAGAGGGGGGCGAGGTGGAGGGAGAGGGAGGACCAACAAAAGcttaaaatcaaaataa